A single region of the Vicia villosa cultivar HV-30 ecotype Madison, WI linkage group LG4, Vvil1.0, whole genome shotgun sequence genome encodes:
- the LOC131597696 gene encoding uncharacterized protein LOC131597696: MEPERRKTKKYTFKSLKVEELRKLGSLIVDQDKFCSKYGRLLYLPRTKMEEGILSTLIQFYDSLYHCFTFPDYQILPTLEEYSSIIGLPITRKIPFTGLEQDLKPCEIAKSTHLRKGEIEKNMVTKGRLPGLPAQFLIEKALTLSQERKEEDFEAVFAFLVYGLFLFPNINNFVEMNAIKMFMKKNFVPTLLGDTYYSIHLRNSYGNRMVTCCTPLLYKWYISHLLDTFEFWSKKEGLKWSHKIMTLTNTEIVWTNNHFCRMMTLDCCGDFPNVPLIGTKGAINYSPVLARRQFGFPMDKRPRNNLLDGFFLEEKVESKEFRERIANAWHPSHRKEIKEWKTKGDISLEPPMRMPNLPGTFVPPIEEYISPIVVPSTIESLQEALRKMKKSSDHWKKKFE, encoded by the coding sequence ATGGAACctgaaagaagaaaaaccaagaaatatacttTCAAGAGTTTAAAGGTGGAAGAATTAAGAAAGCTAGGTTCTTTGATTGTTGATCAAGACAAGTTTTGTAGTAAGTATGGAAGATTGTTGTATCTCCCCAGAACCAAGATGGAAGAAGGAATACTCTCCACTTTGATCCAATTCTATGACTCATTgtatcattgcttcacctttcctgattatcaaatATTGCCTACCTTGGAAGAATATTCAAGCATCATTGGGTTGCCCATTACTAGAAAAATTCCTTTTACTGGTTTAGAACAAGATCTCAAGCCTTGTGAGATTGCAAAATCCACTCATTTGAGAAAGGGAGAAATTGAAAAGAACATGGTTACTAAGGGAAGATTACCTGGATTACCTGCTCAGTTCTTGATTGAGAAAGCTCTCACCTTGTcacaagaaagaaaggaagaagactttgaaGCGGTTTTTGCCTTTTTAGTGTATGGGTTGttcttgttccctaacattaacaacTTTGTTGAGATGAATGCCATCAAGATGTTTATGAAGAAGAATTTTGTTCCTACCTTACTTGGGGACACTTACTATTCTATTCATCTCAGAAATTCCTATGGAAACAGAATGGTTACCTGTTGTACTCCTTTGTTATATAAGTGGTACATATCTCATCTGCTTGACACCTTTGAATTCTGGAGCAAAAAAGAAGGTTTGAAATGGTCACACAAGATCATGACTCTTACCAACACTGAAATTGTTTGGACAAACAATCACTTCTGTAGAATGATGACTTTGGACTGCTGTGGTGATTTCCCtaatgtacccctcattggtacaaaaGGAGCAATCAACTATAGCCCCGTGTTAGCTCGTCGTCAATTTGGGTTTCCTATGGACAAAAGGCCAAGGAACAATTTATTGGATGGGTTCTTTCTTGAAGAAAAAGTTGAAAGCAAAGAGTTTAGAGAAAGGATTGCTAATGCTTGGCATCCAAGCCATAGGAAAGAAATCAAAGAATGGAAGACCAAAGGGGATATCTCTCTTGAGCCTCCAATGAGAATGCCTAATCTCCCTGGAACATTTGTACCTCCAATTGAGGAGTATATTTCACCCATTGTAGTTCCTTCAACAATTGAAAGTCTCCAAGAAGCtctaagaaaaatgaagaaatcaAGTGACCATTGGAAGAAAAAGTTTGAGTAA